One window from the genome of Pseudoalteromonas sp. '520P1 No. 423' encodes:
- a CDS encoding AarF/ABC1/UbiB kinase family protein: MKKEKKIPTSRLSRLATLGSLVTKVASNMVLDGAKQWSKGQPTSVKKLLVQPSNIKHLADKLSQLRGAAMKVGQLLSMDAGDLLPAELSQLLDNLRSNAQPMPLKQLLAVLEKEWGFSWLDNFAHFELKPFASASIGQVHTAYLDNGKKLAVKVQYQGIADAISSDVDNVAALLKLSGLLPSHIKIDELLAEAKLQLLAEADYVNEANFVKNYAEVLSDDQFVLPRVIEDFSTQSILAMTFIEGVPIDEITLLPQQLRDKAVESLIGLFFDELFTYQLMQTDPNFANYLYQVDTERIVLLDFGATLKIPQAISRGYLALIKASVNNEKMAMVDAAKSIGFFADNIESTYLSQVLDIFALACEPLVHDKTYDFAKSGLALRIKEKGLLINTQQEQWHTPPIDAVFIHRKLAGLYLLAAKLEAKVNTHQLFSKFIHHEA, translated from the coding sequence TTGAAAAAAGAAAAGAAAATACCTACCTCTCGATTATCCAGATTAGCGACCTTAGGCTCCTTGGTCACTAAAGTCGCGAGTAATATGGTTTTAGACGGAGCAAAGCAATGGTCGAAAGGCCAACCGACATCCGTTAAAAAATTGCTCGTACAACCTAGCAATATTAAGCATTTAGCTGACAAACTGTCACAGCTTCGTGGTGCGGCAATGAAAGTAGGGCAATTGTTATCTATGGATGCCGGCGATTTGTTACCTGCAGAGTTAAGTCAGCTATTAGATAACCTCCGGTCAAACGCACAACCTATGCCACTCAAGCAATTGTTAGCAGTGTTAGAAAAGGAATGGGGATTTAGTTGGCTCGATAACTTTGCACACTTTGAGCTTAAACCTTTTGCTTCAGCATCTATTGGACAAGTTCATACGGCTTACCTTGATAATGGTAAAAAGCTTGCAGTAAAGGTGCAATATCAAGGTATTGCTGATGCGATTAGTAGTGATGTTGATAACGTTGCGGCATTATTAAAATTGTCAGGGCTGCTGCCCTCGCATATTAAGATTGATGAATTATTAGCAGAAGCGAAGCTGCAATTACTTGCCGAAGCGGATTACGTCAATGAAGCAAATTTTGTCAAAAACTACGCTGAGGTGCTCAGTGATGATCAATTTGTTTTACCTAGGGTTATTGAAGACTTTAGTACTCAGTCGATATTAGCCATGACATTTATTGAAGGTGTACCTATTGACGAAATAACGCTATTACCGCAACAATTAAGAGACAAGGCGGTTGAGTCACTCATTGGTTTGTTTTTCGATGAGCTTTTTACCTACCAGTTAATGCAAACAGATCCCAACTTTGCTAATTATCTCTATCAAGTTGATACCGAGCGTATAGTGCTACTTGATTTTGGTGCCACTCTGAAAATTCCACAGGCGATAAGTCGTGGTTATTTAGCCTTAATCAAAGCCAGTGTCAACAATGAAAAAATGGCTATGGTTGATGCAGCTAAAAGCATTGGTTTTTTTGCTGATAATATTGAATCAACCTACTTATCGCAGGTGTTAGACATTTTTGCCTTGGCCTGTGAGCCTTTGGTACATGACAAGACTTATGACTTTGCAAAGAGCGGTTTAGCGTTGAGAATTAAAGAGAAAGGTTTGTTAATTAATACTCAGCAAGAGCAATGGCACACACCACCGATTGATGCGGTATTTATCCACCGTAAACTAGCTGGATTGTATTTACTTGCTGCCAAGCTTGAGGCTAAAGTGAATACGCATCAGTTATTTTCTAAATTTATTCATCATGAGGCATAG
- a CDS encoding efflux RND transporter permease subunit: protein MIAWFAKNDVAANILLVLIMLAGAYVMLNKVPVDLFPEIEVRSVSVSVTLPSASPQEVEEGITIKIEEAVQDIEGIRQINSQSSEGRASVTLSVEEGYDVRELLEEVKIRVDAISNFPVEAENLLIQVPQWRRDAIGVMIYGNYDAVTLRRMAEDVRDELVQLDDISQVAIEDVLPFEMSIEIPEWALRKYDLTLAQVSNILRQNSRDSSAGNLRTSGGEIFIRSRGQAYQANDFANIPIITTQDGTMLRLGDIANIKDAFAEISLNTRFNGVPAIEIEVFRTGNESVIDITSAVRDYIEAKQSQLPQGLSMDYWRDRSEPVKARLDTLTKSAWQGALLVIIMLALFLRPAVAFWVCLGIPMCFLGAFLFMPLFGVSINLMSLFAFILVLGIVVDDAIVTGENVYSHLQRGEDPLKAAINGTREVAVPVTFGILTTAAAFLPLAFQTGRASWYAAITFVVVPVLLFSLIESKFILPAHLKHVRPLSNNPSRLSQLQQKIARSLEVLIEKLYQPALAQAMRWRYATLALMVAAFIMVLGTLFSGHTKFVFFPRIQSEVATANLIMPSGTAFNSTDSYVRAITQHAQDLREEFRDPETGESVIRNIYAISGGRNSTTGRVRVETVPPEKRTLVVTTQDIVNEWRKRVGPIPGAEQLNYRAEIGGWGGSPIDIELKSNDVSALNEISEQLKVKLATYSGVFDIEDSLSDGKEELQLVLKPEARLLGLDLNSVSSQVRQAVFGFEVQRIQRGREEVRVMVRYPIEARQSIETLEQMMIRIGPNQEVALWQVADVLPGVSPNTILRIDRQRTLSVTADFDKKTGDMSLVQKELQSWLAIKMNAYPGVSFELAGEARDQKESSEGLIVGAIALSILIYVLLAIPFKSYSQPLIVMSVIPFGLVGAVIGHWIMGLDLTLLSFMGILALSGVVVNDSLVLVDYVNQRRLAGTSVKKAVYEAGGRRFRAVLLTSLTTFAGLIPLLFEESTQAQFLIPMAVSLGFGIIFATLITLFIVPMNYLILDDLKRYFQQYGKDVKSLVIR, encoded by the coding sequence ATGATTGCTTGGTTTGCTAAAAACGATGTTGCTGCGAATATATTATTAGTATTAATAATGTTAGCTGGTGCCTATGTGATGCTCAACAAAGTGCCTGTTGATCTATTTCCTGAAATTGAAGTACGCAGTGTTAGCGTCAGCGTTACTTTACCCAGTGCATCGCCACAAGAAGTTGAAGAAGGCATCACGATTAAGATAGAAGAAGCGGTTCAAGATATTGAAGGTATCCGTCAAATTAATTCTCAAAGCAGTGAGGGCAGAGCATCCGTTACTTTATCTGTTGAAGAAGGCTATGACGTAAGGGAGCTGCTTGAAGAAGTAAAAATTCGCGTTGATGCGATTAGTAATTTTCCTGTAGAAGCGGAGAACTTATTAATTCAAGTGCCTCAATGGCGCAGAGATGCAATCGGAGTAATGATTTATGGTAATTATGATGCCGTAACATTAAGGCGTATGGCTGAAGACGTGAGGGATGAGCTTGTTCAATTAGATGATATATCCCAAGTAGCAATTGAGGATGTTCTTCCGTTTGAGATGTCTATTGAAATACCAGAATGGGCACTTCGTAAATATGACCTAACTTTGGCCCAGGTTTCTAATATTTTGCGCCAAAACTCCCGTGATTCTTCAGCAGGTAACCTACGAACGTCCGGTGGTGAGATCTTTATTCGCAGTAGAGGGCAAGCTTACCAAGCTAATGACTTTGCTAATATTCCTATTATTACCACTCAAGACGGCACCATGTTGCGCTTAGGAGATATAGCCAATATCAAGGATGCGTTTGCTGAAATATCGCTAAATACGCGTTTTAATGGTGTACCCGCAATAGAGATTGAAGTATTTAGAACCGGAAATGAAAGTGTTATCGATATAACCTCCGCGGTAAGAGATTACATTGAAGCAAAGCAAAGCCAATTGCCGCAAGGTCTATCAATGGACTACTGGCGAGATCGAAGCGAACCAGTAAAAGCAAGGCTTGATACGTTAACTAAGAGTGCATGGCAGGGCGCATTATTGGTGATAATTATGCTTGCGTTATTTTTAAGACCCGCAGTTGCCTTCTGGGTATGCTTGGGTATCCCTATGTGTTTTTTAGGGGCATTTCTATTCATGCCTTTATTCGGCGTCAGTATCAACCTGATGAGTCTATTTGCCTTTATATTAGTGCTCGGTATTGTCGTTGATGATGCGATTGTTACCGGCGAAAACGTGTATTCTCACTTACAACGAGGCGAAGATCCGCTAAAGGCTGCCATTAACGGAACGCGAGAAGTTGCGGTGCCGGTAACTTTTGGTATTTTAACCACTGCTGCAGCTTTTTTACCACTTGCCTTTCAAACAGGACGAGCTAGTTGGTATGCAGCCATCACGTTTGTAGTAGTGCCAGTATTATTATTTTCACTTATAGAGTCGAAATTTATCTTACCGGCACATCTAAAACATGTTCGCCCACTTTCAAATAATCCTTCTCGACTATCACAACTTCAACAAAAAATTGCTCGTTCACTGGAAGTGTTGATTGAAAAACTCTATCAACCAGCTCTAGCACAAGCAATGCGCTGGCGCTACGCAACGCTCGCGTTAATGGTTGCCGCTTTTATCATGGTGCTAGGCACTTTGTTTAGTGGGCACACTAAATTTGTATTTTTCCCTCGTATACAAAGTGAGGTAGCTACGGCAAATTTGATCATGCCTTCAGGGACAGCATTCAACTCTACTGACAGTTATGTTAGAGCGATTACGCAGCATGCCCAAGATTTGCGCGAAGAATTTCGCGACCCTGAGACCGGAGAGTCTGTTATTCGTAATATTTATGCGATCAGTGGAGGGAGAAATTCAACAACGGGCAGAGTTCGTGTTGAAACAGTCCCGCCTGAAAAACGCACTTTAGTGGTAACGACACAAGATATTGTCAATGAATGGCGTAAGCGTGTTGGACCAATCCCAGGGGCAGAGCAACTAAACTATCGTGCAGAGATTGGCGGTTGGGGTGGTTCTCCTATTGATATTGAACTGAAAAGCAACGATGTCAGTGCACTTAATGAGATCTCCGAGCAATTAAAAGTGAAGTTGGCTACTTATTCCGGTGTGTTTGATATAGAGGATTCCTTGTCAGATGGTAAAGAAGAGTTGCAGCTTGTTTTAAAACCTGAAGCAAGACTGTTAGGACTAGATCTTAATAGCGTTTCAAGTCAAGTGAGACAAGCCGTATTTGGTTTTGAAGTGCAGCGTATTCAGCGAGGTCGTGAAGAAGTTCGGGTTATGGTGAGATACCCTATCGAAGCGCGACAGTCTATTGAAACGTTAGAACAAATGATGATACGTATTGGCCCTAACCAAGAAGTCGCCTTATGGCAAGTCGCTGATGTTCTTCCTGGTGTGAGTCCAAATACAATTTTGCGGATAGATAGACAAAGAACCTTATCCGTAACGGCCGATTTTGATAAGAAAACAGGCGACATGTCTTTAGTTCAAAAAGAGCTGCAGTCTTGGTTAGCGATCAAAATGAATGCCTATCCGGGTGTTAGTTTTGAATTAGCAGGCGAGGCGAGAGATCAAAAAGAGTCATCTGAGGGGCTGATCGTTGGTGCGATAGCGTTATCGATATTAATTTATGTTTTATTGGCGATTCCATTTAAGTCGTATTCACAACCCTTGATTGTGATGTCAGTCATTCCTTTTGGATTGGTTGGCGCGGTGATAGGGCATTGGATCATGGGCTTGGATTTAACCTTGCTAAGTTTCATGGGCATATTAGCGTTATCTGGTGTAGTCGTTAATGACTCACTCGTGTTAGTTGACTATGTCAATCAACGTCGCTTGGCAGGTACGTCAGTGAAAAAAGCGGTTTATGAAGCAGGGGGAAGGCGCTTTAGAGCGGTATTGTTGACGTCTCTCACTACATTTGCAGGTTTGATACCATTACTCTTTGAAGAATCTACCCAGGCGCAATTTTTAATTCCAATGGCGGTGAGTTTAGGGTTTGGCATTATATTCGCCACGTTGATCACCTTGTTTATTGTGCCGATGAACTACCTTATTTTAGACGATTTAAAACGTTACTTTCAACAATATGGCAAAGATGTAAAGTCGCTTGTTATACGTTAG
- a CDS encoding efflux RND transporter periplasmic adaptor subunit, with the protein MTSQFNQNSKLEIYERKVPWIAHSIVTLAILAICFLVVVGLFSAKPKANRWGDRPAPSVAVEVRPLETKSFDIWVNSYGTAQALTETRLVADISGRVVAVSPNIRAGGVFKKGDILAKIDSRDFEVELDIAISQAADIEVKYIQELAQAELAAKEWNTIPESKAARKLALREPQLAAAKASLQAAKSKVKRARLNLQRTEVVAPFDGKVLEQLIDIGEFVTPSQTIASIYSNDVVEVRLPIKVDDLEHLLLPEGETLANELPAVLFESDMGNQTHQWIGKIVRTEGAFDPRTRMLYVVAQIEKPFIPSKQRPAVRIGQFMRAKIEGKRYEDVFVIPRRAVSQDFMVSVVDNGLLKKRKITPIWTDNDSVVVAPQQANTLLTVSYQSSNNNLSAGLLNKSDILILTPTANLPDGTKVKPLDGDNSPVKEATKKQLIAESSAVSENTEVEDAFSPNASMSVSAQ; encoded by the coding sequence ATGACAAGTCAATTTAATCAAAACAGTAAATTGGAAATATATGAAAGAAAAGTACCTTGGATTGCCCACAGTATTGTAACTTTGGCTATCTTGGCTATTTGTTTCCTAGTTGTTGTGGGTCTATTTAGTGCCAAACCCAAAGCCAACAGGTGGGGAGATAGGCCTGCTCCGAGTGTTGCTGTAGAAGTGAGACCCTTAGAGACCAAGTCATTCGATATCTGGGTAAACTCATACGGAACAGCTCAAGCACTTACCGAAACTCGTTTGGTTGCCGATATCAGTGGCCGGGTGGTAGCTGTTTCGCCAAATATTCGAGCTGGTGGCGTTTTTAAGAAAGGTGATATTTTAGCTAAAATTGATAGCAGAGACTTTGAAGTTGAGCTTGATATTGCAATTTCGCAGGCTGCGGATATTGAAGTGAAGTATATTCAAGAATTAGCCCAAGCAGAGCTTGCTGCGAAGGAGTGGAACACAATTCCCGAATCAAAAGCGGCACGAAAACTAGCATTAAGAGAGCCACAACTTGCCGCAGCAAAAGCATCACTACAAGCAGCAAAGTCAAAAGTTAAAAGGGCTAGGTTGAATTTACAAAGAACAGAAGTTGTTGCGCCATTTGATGGAAAAGTGCTTGAGCAATTAATAGACATTGGGGAGTTTGTAACCCCAAGTCAAACGATTGCGTCAATTTACAGTAATGATGTTGTTGAAGTGCGCCTACCTATCAAAGTAGACGATCTAGAACACTTACTCCTACCTGAAGGTGAAACTCTTGCTAACGAGCTACCTGCAGTATTATTTGAAAGTGATATGGGTAATCAAACGCATCAATGGATTGGAAAAATTGTTCGTACTGAAGGGGCTTTCGATCCTCGCACCAGAATGCTTTACGTTGTCGCACAAATAGAAAAGCCTTTTATACCCTCAAAGCAGAGACCAGCAGTGAGAATCGGCCAATTTATGAGAGCCAAAATAGAAGGCAAACGCTATGAAGATGTTTTTGTCATTCCTCGTCGTGCTGTTTCTCAAGATTTTATGGTGAGTGTCGTTGATAATGGCTTACTTAAAAAGCGTAAAATCACGCCTATCTGGACTGATAACGACTCAGTAGTGGTTGCTCCACAGCAGGCAAATACACTTTTAACGGTGAGCTATCAATCGTCCAACAATAATCTTTCTGCTGGCTTACTAAACAAATCAGATATCCTAATTCTTACTCCTACGGCTAATTTACCTGATGGTACAAAAGTAAAGCCGTTAGACGGCGATAATTCGCCAGTAAAAGAAGCCACTAAAAAGCAATTGATAGCAGAGTCTTCGGCTGTAAGCGAAAATACTGAAGTAGAGGATGCTTTTTCCCCTAATGCTTCGATGTCAGTTAGCGCGCAATAG
- a CDS encoding ABC transporter ATP-binding protein, which translates to MIKIDNLTRTYGSGEIQVNALSDVSLTIEENEFVAVMGTSGSGKSTLMNILGCLDTPTSGEYLLSDQSIKEIDDVSLSKIRNEKIGFIFQTFHLLPRLTALQNVTLPLRYSDIDPDEALKLGNEMLDKVGLKDRSHHKPFEMSGGQRQRVAIARALVNKPKVIFADEPTGNLDSKTSYEIMDLLCQLHAQGQTIVMVTHEEDIAAFANRIIRMKDGKVVEDRLCTKQ; encoded by the coding sequence TTGATAAAAATTGATAATCTCACCCGAACTTATGGTTCTGGTGAGATTCAAGTCAATGCACTGAGCGATGTATCACTCACCATTGAAGAGAATGAGTTTGTGGCTGTTATGGGCACTTCTGGTTCAGGTAAGTCAACTTTAATGAATATTCTAGGCTGTTTAGATACGCCAACTTCGGGTGAGTATTTACTGTCAGATCAATCTATCAAAGAAATTGATGATGTGAGCTTATCTAAAATTAGAAATGAAAAAATAGGCTTTATTTTTCAAACATTCCATTTATTACCAAGATTAACAGCACTACAAAATGTGACCTTGCCATTGAGGTATAGTGATATAGATCCTGATGAAGCATTAAAGCTCGGCAATGAAATGTTAGATAAGGTTGGTTTGAAAGACCGTAGCCATCATAAACCATTTGAAATGTCAGGTGGTCAACGCCAAAGAGTTGCAATCGCAAGAGCACTAGTAAACAAACCAAAAGTGATTTTTGCTGATGAACCTACCGGTAATTTAGATTCAAAAACATCATATGAAATTATGGATTTGTTATGTCAATTACATGCTCAAGGTCAAACTATTGTAATGGTTACCCATGAGGAAGATATAGCGGCCTTTGCTAATCGAATTATTCGTATGAAAGACGGTAAAGTGGTTGAGGACAGATTATGTACCAAGCAATAA
- a CDS encoding TIGR03643 family protein, giving the protein MLEYPDKSRVIEMAWEDRTPFEAIEILYGLTEPQVIRLMRQELKSKTFKNWRSRVSGRKTKYLSIRSEAVSRSHCMSQYKVKSANKSKAR; this is encoded by the coding sequence ATGCTTGAATATCCTGATAAATCGAGAGTTATTGAAATGGCCTGGGAAGATCGCACGCCATTTGAAGCCATCGAAATTTTATATGGCTTAACTGAGCCACAAGTGATTCGACTTATGCGCCAAGAATTAAAAAGTAAAACCTTTAAAAATTGGCGCAGTAGAGTATCGGGTCGAAAAACAAAATACTTAAGCATACGAAGCGAAGCCGTATCTCGCTCTCATTGTATGAGCCAATATAAAGTAAAATCAGCAAACAAAAGTAAGGCACGTTAA
- a CDS encoding M1 family aminopeptidase, whose protein sequence is MLLKLLPFELKQQIKQGGFWAASIAMIWMAVLITTQRGSGLVFANSAHAISQTLLFIAPNIIFVTCVLASATVLRDSQYKMESLIFTTPIDKLKYLASRYISIALATCAILFMALIGMMITPLFLDAELVGPFQLNYYISNYLLFIVPSVFLCTSIVFAAAMLSKSMITVFVSGIMLYVIYIVGSIFGNSPLMATSSVLSEGYGFASLIEPYGLIAFAEQSAYWSAEQRNTFMPSLTGALLFNRILWLAISLSLFVFTYRVFSFRAEHKIKTKKNVQDLSATAEPEHKRFTPYTSPKPVIDFNQINWPVAWSKFNIEYMTATRGKVFMVLLITTIAFTLGNLINSVFDGPVAGGQAFLPQTALILGWLQEPLAKIGMLVVIFFTVELYWNERLIKIAPLIDCTPTQNFTFYFAKLAAVLTIGFTLILVSITSAILFQLSQGYLDIQPQQYLLLFYYSGVPMLLAALLTLFLQRFAKVKAIGLLLGVGVFVLNGVAKGMLLDHPLTVFAYQPYFMFSDMADTIYHAQAAHWYNIYWLSLTGTLGVITVKFWQRGSTVTAEKLTKKARVLLASLMLVCVTSASYIFYQKNMFNTFMTEEQKIALMADYEKQYKSYQGKSSPTIVDVKLAMDIFPENRSYQIRGSYIIENQSDQPITDVLVSVLRQSHVNYQVELAGAELIKHDQVHQTMLFTLTTPLAPNKTTSVEFSLTATHNAFGELDGEHYVTDGGSYIEVEDVIPQFGFNEAYVLTDVDNRNEHDLPKLTRTMPEKHMHVEAHDKLMFDAVISTTMPQTVVTVGTPKKTWINEGRQFFHYQSAQPIQAQLAVVSAEFTTETKKHNGVELTVYHAPEHNQDNEMILTALTQSMNYFTKHYMPYKGKHYAIVEIPYFSATQSFGSSQPGMYVGVENRMFNLDSRQVDLAEFNPQLRGISHEFAHQFWGDYLEPHYIAGAPMVTETLAKYTELVMLNHIYGETAAFDLVNQSLDFYLKVRPYMSDIEQPLYSMGHEAHLFYGKGQHSMYALLDILGEDKINQALKQLLTEKGYPYKATTLDVLAAFSQQATHEQVEQIDDLFKRVIFHSFEIHGAKSQRVSNEANSVFMTTIDVSVLKFELDLQTNEEQAAPINEYIDVALYDGYPMYDDSNAMLIEKVKFYKDRSEVTLYTERQPTHVQVDPKLRRIDRNLSDNVFTIN, encoded by the coding sequence ATGTTGCTTAAGTTATTACCCTTTGAATTAAAACAACAGATCAAGCAAGGTGGCTTTTGGGCAGCTTCAATCGCTATGATATGGATGGCCGTTTTAATCACTACGCAGCGCGGTTCTGGTTTAGTCTTTGCAAACTCTGCTCACGCTATAAGCCAAACATTATTGTTTATTGCGCCTAATATAATTTTTGTTACTTGTGTCTTAGCGTCGGCTACCGTTTTGCGAGATAGCCAATACAAGATGGAGTCACTAATTTTTACCACGCCAATTGACAAATTAAAGTATTTAGCCAGTAGATACATCAGCATTGCCCTTGCTACGTGTGCGATATTATTCATGGCACTTATTGGCATGATGATTACCCCGCTATTTTTAGATGCCGAATTGGTAGGTCCATTTCAATTAAATTACTACATCAGTAATTATCTGCTGTTTATCGTACCTTCCGTATTTTTATGTACCTCCATAGTATTTGCTGCGGCAATGTTAAGTAAAAGTATGATCACGGTATTTGTTTCTGGGATCATGTTATACGTGATATATATCGTAGGGTCGATATTTGGCAATTCACCATTAATGGCTACATCATCCGTATTATCGGAGGGATATGGCTTCGCTTCATTAATTGAACCATACGGTCTAATCGCTTTTGCAGAACAATCTGCTTATTGGAGTGCTGAGCAACGCAATACTTTTATGCCTTCGCTAACAGGGGCATTGTTATTCAACCGTATTTTATGGCTAGCAATAAGCCTTAGTTTATTTGTCTTTACTTATAGAGTATTCAGCTTTAGGGCTGAACATAAAATAAAAACGAAAAAGAACGTTCAAGATCTATCTGCTACAGCAGAACCTGAACACAAACGTTTCACGCCATATACCAGCCCAAAACCTGTGATTGATTTTAACCAAATTAATTGGCCAGTAGCATGGTCAAAATTCAACATAGAGTACATGACCGCGACACGTGGCAAAGTATTCATGGTGCTGTTGATCACCACTATCGCCTTTACATTAGGAAACTTAATTAACAGTGTTTTTGATGGTCCAGTCGCAGGAGGTCAAGCATTCTTGCCACAAACAGCGTTAATTCTAGGCTGGTTACAAGAACCATTAGCAAAAATTGGTATGTTAGTGGTGATTTTCTTTACGGTAGAACTATATTGGAATGAACGTTTAATCAAAATCGCACCATTAATTGATTGCACACCTACGCAAAATTTTACTTTTTATTTTGCAAAATTAGCGGCAGTACTTACCATCGGTTTTACCTTAATACTGGTGAGCATTACCTCGGCGATTCTATTCCAGTTGTCGCAAGGTTATTTAGATATTCAACCTCAACAGTATTTATTGCTGTTCTATTACAGTGGCGTTCCTATGTTGTTGGCAGCTTTATTAACGCTATTTTTACAGCGTTTTGCCAAAGTAAAAGCCATTGGGTTGTTATTAGGTGTTGGTGTATTTGTACTAAATGGCGTAGCGAAAGGCATGTTACTTGACCATCCATTAACAGTATTTGCCTATCAACCTTATTTCATGTTCTCTGATATGGCTGACACGATTTATCATGCACAAGCTGCTCATTGGTACAACATTTACTGGCTTTCTTTAACAGGTACTTTAGGTGTAATCACCGTTAAATTCTGGCAACGCGGCAGTACAGTTACAGCAGAAAAATTAACGAAAAAAGCCCGTGTGCTGTTGGCAAGCTTAATGTTGGTTTGTGTCACTAGCGCTAGCTATATTTTCTACCAAAAAAATATGTTTAATACCTTTATGACAGAGGAACAAAAGATTGCGCTAATGGCAGACTACGAAAAACAATATAAGTCATACCAAGGTAAATCGTCACCTACAATTGTTGACGTTAAGTTAGCGATGGATATCTTTCCTGAGAATCGTAGTTATCAAATACGAGGCAGTTATATCATTGAAAACCAATCTGATCAGCCGATCACAGATGTATTGGTGTCGGTATTGCGTCAAAGCCATGTGAACTATCAGGTAGAATTAGCGGGTGCAGAATTAATCAAACATGATCAAGTACATCAAACCATGTTGTTTACTTTGACAACACCTTTAGCGCCGAATAAAACAACCTCTGTTGAGTTTTCGCTAACCGCAACACATAACGCTTTTGGCGAATTAGACGGTGAACACTATGTAACCGATGGCGGTAGTTATATAGAAGTTGAAGATGTGATACCACAATTTGGCTTTAACGAAGCTTACGTATTAACAGATGTGGACAATCGTAATGAGCATGATTTACCAAAATTAACGCGTACTATGCCAGAAAAGCACATGCACGTTGAAGCACACGATAAATTAATGTTTGACGCAGTCATTTCCACCACAATGCCGCAAACTGTGGTAACTGTTGGAACGCCTAAAAAGACGTGGATTAATGAAGGACGTCAATTCTTTCACTACCAGTCTGCCCAGCCAATTCAAGCACAGCTAGCTGTCGTTTCAGCGGAATTTACCACTGAAACAAAAAAACATAATGGTGTTGAATTAACGGTCTATCATGCACCTGAGCATAATCAAGACAACGAGATGATTTTAACGGCGTTAACACAATCAATGAATTACTTTACTAAACACTATATGCCTTATAAAGGTAAACATTATGCCATTGTAGAAATTCCATATTTTTCAGCAACTCAGTCATTTGGAAGTTCACAACCAGGTATGTACGTAGGGGTAGAGAATAGAATGTTTAACTTAGATAGCAGACAAGTAGATTTAGCCGAATTTAATCCTCAATTACGTGGAATTTCACATGAATTTGCTCACCAGTTCTGGGGCGACTATCTGGAGCCACATTACATTGCGGGCGCTCCAATGGTGACCGAAACATTAGCTAAATATACCGAGCTTGTTATGTTGAATCATATATATGGAGAAACAGCCGCTTTTGATTTAGTGAATCAATCGTTAGATTTTTATTTGAAAGTTCGTCCATACATGTCTGATATCGAACAACCGTTATATAGCATGGGACACGAGGCTCACTTGTTTTACGGTAAAGGTCAGCACAGTATGTACGCGCTATTGGATATCTTAGGTGAAGACAAGATTAACCAAGCATTAAAGCAACTTTTAACTGAAAAAGGCTACCCATACAAAGCGACAACATTGGATGTATTAGCTGCCTTTAGTCAGCAAGCTACACATGAGCAAGTAGAGCAAATAGATGATTTATTTAAGCGAGTGATATTCCACAGCTTTGAGATACATGGTGCAAAATCACAGCGAGTGTCGAACGAAGCTAATAGTGTATTTATGACCACTATTGATGTCAGTGTATTGAAGTTCGAATTGGACTTACAAACTAACGAAGAGCAAGCCGCGCCTATCAATGAATATATCGATGTCGCCCTTTATGACGGCTACCCAATGTATGACGATAGCAACGCTATGTTAATTGAAAAAGTAAAATTCTATAAAGATCGTAGTGAAGTGACTTTATATACAGAAAGACAACCTACACATGTACAGGTAGATCCTAAATTGCGCAGAATAGACAGAAACTTGTCAGACAACGTTTTCACTATCAACTAG